A DNA window from Ctenopharyngodon idella isolate HZGC_01 chromosome 10, HZGC01, whole genome shotgun sequence contains the following coding sequences:
- the atrip gene encoding LOW QUALITY PROTEIN: ATR-interacting protein (The sequence of the model RefSeq protein was modified relative to this genomic sequence to represent the inferred CDS: inserted 1 base in 1 codon; deleted 1 base in 1 codon) codes for MDFPPSKRLKGHQVSAGPDPFDDDIDFTQDDLDQIDIIASQAITGDVQNSGSKRTFGSVFACTDEQSKAPVRSGRKTFAIGDGCSSSTYNSKEPQRKDVFADGHSSKDGDDLYYKQLEEQQADLKKKLKEVEEEILMKNGEIRVLRDSLKLANQEKEQQRQTQLALEKEKAHAQSEREKELSRKVQSLQSELHFKEAEMNEMRGKLQSAERGGKQPGTPARNIIHSPASRAFMTXENFSAELCKKTSPIKKGHLFEDGKPAQSKRLLTEEPQSDRTLRSDHQQEGCVLLNLLLQQPLDPSTLGLCHLLSISPAALPNILSQHGYVSPGSLATSSSSSTEFRWIHRPQARFHQLQSLAMSALTALTLQPPTSVPHNPDAALQTCLAAVHFLPLLAFHISTYCQSLESVESSAKASLHGSSLSGSSDSSLASSLEESLSSQEEFALAAMKALYHIVCYSSEALQMVLCNQDGEICSKNLLSVSEHLTGEPQTQLPLLRRLLQLADPAFITAAGQREALVSSSLKTLSMLAERAQENQLLRLQVVMSSQVLSKCLTLETSYRIVHLSVRFLSFIIYNEEIATKLCSHEYPCPFLKIFQYVTSRPDKSASEDMWNRFELEVIRLLTKLFTQKAETWTAFCESSCQCINEVVRTIVVVLHRQWLKTKGRGSQTLTNWTGTSPGLQVLREALMLLHWLLLKDSSFSEHCLDVLHMYDQVIPAIRDTFRLVPDLSESEELALEEICRSETEYVEDMDMETGS; via the exons ATGGACTTCCCGCCAAGCAAGAGACTGAAAGGTCATCAGGTGTCAGCTGGACCCGACCCATTTGACGATGACATCGATTTCACCCAGGATGACCTGGACCAGATCGACATCATCGCATCCCAGGCCATCACAGGGGACGTCCAAAACAGTGGGTCAAAGAGAACATTTGGTTCTGTGTTCGCTTGCACTGATGAGCAAAGCAAAGCACCTGTGAGATCCGGCCGAAAAACATTTGCCATCGGAGACGGCTGCAGCAGTAGCACATATAACAGTAAAGAACCTCAAAGAAAAGATGTGTTTG CAGATGGTCATTCCAGTAAAGATGGAGACGATCTGTACTACAAGCAATTGGAGGAACAGCAAGCAGACCTGAAGAAAAAG CTGAAGGAGGTAGAGGAGGAGATCCTGATGAAGAACGGAGAGATCCGAGTCTTGCGGGACTCCCTGAAACTGGCCAATCAGGAGAAGGAACAGCAGCGGCAGACTCAGCTCGCCCTGGAGAAAGAGAAAGCTCATGCTCAGAGCGAACGGGAGAAGGAGCTGTCCAGGAAG GTGCAGTCGCTGCAGTCAGAGTTGCACTTTAAAGAAGCCGAGATGAATGAAATGAGAGGGAAACTTCAGAGCGCAGAGCGTGGAGGAAAGCAGCCCGGCACACCTGCACGAAACAT TATTCACTCTCCTGCGAGTCGAGCGTTCATGA AAGAAAACTTCTCAGCCGAACTCTGCAAAAAAACATCTCCTATCAAAAAAGGCCATTTATTTGAGG ATGGGAAACCAGCGCAGTCCAAACGTCTCCTAACAGAAGAGCCACAATCAGACCGAACCCTCAGATCTGACCATCAACAGGAAG GCTGTGTGTTATTGAACCTGCTGCTGCAACAGCCCTTGGATCCAAGCACTTTGGGCCTGTGTCACCTGCTGTCCATCAGTCCTGCCGCTCTACCAAACATCCTGTCACAGCACGGCTACGTCAGCCC GGGATCGTTGGCAACTTCCAGCTCGTCCTCCACAGAATTCCGATGGATTCATCGTCCTCAAGCTCGATTCCACCAGCTGCAGAGTCTTGCTATGTCCGCTCTGACCGCATTAACTCTCCAGCCTCCCACGAGTGTCCCCCATAACCCAGATGCTGCTCTCCAAACCTGCCTGGCC GCGGTGCACTTCCTCCCCCTGCTCGCCTTCCACATCAGCACATACTGTCAGTCGCTGGAGTCCGTCGAGAGCTCTGCGAAAGCCTCGCTCCACGGAAGCTCCCTATCGGGATCTTCCGACTCCAGCCTGGCCTCGAGTCTGGAGGAATCTCTCAGCAGTCAGGAGGAGTTCGCCCTGGCGGCCATGAAAGCTCTCTATCACATAGTGTGCTACAGCAGTGAGGCTTTGCAGATGGTTTTGTGCAATCAGGATGGAGAGATTTGTTCGAAGAATCTCCTCAGCGTCTCTGAGCATCTCACCGGGGAGCCGCAAACCCAGCTGCCTCTTCTCAGGAGGCTCCTACAGCTGGCCGATCCGGCGTTCATTACCGCCGCTGGCCAGAGGGAGGCACTAGTGAGCAGTAGTTTGAAGACTCTCAGCATGCTGGCCGAGAGAGCGCAGGAGAACCAGCTCTTGAG ACTCCAGGTTGTCATGTCGAGTCAAGTGTTGTCCAAATGCCTGACTCTGGAGACGTCCTACAGAATAGTCCATCTGTCTGTGAGATTTCTGTCGTTTATCATCTATAATGAAGAGATCGCCACTAAACTCTGCTCACATGAAT ATCCATGTCCTTTTCTCAAAATATTCCAGTACGTCACTTCTAGACCGGATAAATCTGCCTCAGAGGATATGTGGAATCGTTTTGAGCTTGAG GTCATCCGGTTATTAACCAAACTGTTCACACAGAAGGCCGAAACATGGACAGCATTTTGTGAATCATCATGCCAGTGTATTAATGAG GTGGTACGGACGATCGTTGTGGTTTTACACAGGCAGTGGCTGAAAACAAAAGGCAGAGGAAGTCAAACACTGACAAATTGGACCGGGACGAGTCCCGGATTACAGGTACTACGAGAAGCTCTGATGTTACTGCACTGGCTGCTGTTGAAGGACTCGTCCTTTTCCGAACACTGTCTGGACGTCCTGCACATGTACGATCAGGTCATTCCCGCCATCAGAGACACGTTCCGTCTGGTCCCAGATCTGTCTGAGAGCGAAG AACTGGCTCTGGAGGAGATCTGCAGATCTGAAACGGAGTACGTTGAAGACATGGATATGGAAACGGGGTCTTAA